Genomic window (Arctopsyche grandis isolate Sample6627 chromosome 5, ASM5162203v2, whole genome shotgun sequence):
CAAGAGTATGTGCCTTCTACTAATGGTGAGTacagtttatttttatcttaaagTTAAATTTGTCAAACATAGTCTTTTGAGTAAATTTTGTGCTCCCTTTAAAGTACCTACACATTCTTACTTTTTTTCATAATGAGTTTCTAGATTTTGTAATAGAACATACTATTCTCCTTccttttctacatatgtacatatatattagtttacatacatttattttaacttttttcttAATCCAGGAAACTCATCGTCAATtacactaagcaacaaaaaaaaaaataccagagcggagactagccaatctttactaagtttgacccactgaattcgaatatgatattgatttttgttggtgggtgatagtttacgagatatgagcgtttaaaaaaatccgtgatttttacagttttttagcttttgcggtctttaactcaaaatttaggattgttacgctcaaagtgagtattggaatcaatagtcagatatttttcctattaatttttatatttcattgctttaaaatacttctaattaattgtctagcgaattttaaaagtcaaaaatatattttttttatggattttttttacttgcaCAAACGCTTCTGTTATACGCATACgggaaatataacaattaataagaaaaatatctgactattgattccaatactcactttgggcgtaacaatcctaaattttgagttaaagaccgcaaaagccaaaaaactgtaaaaatcgcggatttttttaaacgctcatatctcgtaaacgatcacccaccaacaaaaatcaatatcatattcgaattcagtaggtcaaacttagtaaagattggttagtctccgctctggtaactcaaaaacatgattttttgttgcttagtgtTATTTAAGTAATGTCTTTACTTTAATTTTGTACTATTCTGTTAATAATCCAAAatttcttctttttattatacgtTTACTTCTTAGTTGCTTCAGTTTATAATTATTGAGGAGttataatcaattttaatttgaattttattcatttttgattGGGATTTTATATTCAGGAAATTAAACCATTTTAAGCGATTTTCCCAATTGAAAATTGTTTCATGATTTTTCTAACGATTTTTTATCTAAAGGAAATGGTCTTCTCTGAAGTTTTAAAAGATCATCTTATAACcgtattaaaatagataaaaaaaaatagttgccttaattctttgaaatatttacaacataataagagataagaaatataaaaaagtcgtcttaattgtaatagtaagtgaaacgtaaaggaggtttgtaaaaattaccGAAAATCTCAGTACGAGCACTAAAAACGGCTTTCACcgcaattaatttcattttcattaatgctatgtaaatgattttagtGTGATATATTAATGCGGAAAGTGAATGTAAATCTGAATACGACAATACAGCGAAATGTAGaccaaatttgataaatatgattttaaattataatgaacACCATTCAAGACGACGACAATCCCACATACTTCGCAAGAATGCAAGTAATTGATAGCGCGAATATTATATCAAATAGAAGCGCTTCTCTCGAATACCAGTTGTCTTTTAAAGTTTTCCGTTTGATCTAGATGCGGTTTTGTCGTCCAACAGTGTCAAgttgtataaatgtttatttcCTGAATGGAAACCGCAATCACATAGtacaagaaaatatccacaaccgATATTAGCTTCGATTTGGAAGATGAACGAATTGATTTCTAGCCTATTTTTCGTACGCTTAATGGTGCGTGTGACACGCAATCAAAAAAACAAACTACTGCAATGGACTGCAAAAaagcaaatataaaaattgcggTTGAATACTTTCAATCCATCGTCGTTTcgtattattattcaattatcagtcaacatgataatttcatatataaaatacataatttctaACAATATTCagaaatgtaagaaaatatatcatacatacattgatttttttttccaaataaatatatatgtatcattgTTGATTTGCTTGTATTTTTAAGATGTAAATAGTTCTTTTATTGTTGATTAATGTATGTCGCGCACACGCACGGATTTCGgggataaaaaaaatggctaacaATTTTGCTCTAGAAATTTTCACCTGATGATAGGTCTAATTGTAAAAAGACGATAGAAGGTTTTGAGCACGACTTATTTTCGacctaatataaaattaattacaattaagAAATAAAAGGCATAGCATCACGAAACATTAGGCTTTCTAAccacatattttattcaattaaaaaatgtatatgtgtacatgtaCTCATACTAACTTatcttaaattgaataaaaaaatttgattgtttGCAGCCACAatccaattatatacatatttcaatgttcgactttaattatttttcaattttcgattCGAATAATGATCGagtacttgatttttttcattgaattcttatataatatttataataggaatGTCTTCTCATTTTTCTGCTAcccaaaaaatcaaaatttgggTGTTAGCCATGCGATCACAGGtcatacaggtttttcattccaaattttttcatttcaaattaaacctttttcatttgacattgaaaaggggtctatttgaaatgtaaaaggtttaatttgaaattaaaaagggtcaatttcaATTGAATAAGGGTCaactttaaatgaaaaagggtcaacttcaaatgaaaaacctatatcttTCTCCAATTTTGTAACGTGATTTTCGGGGTTTAATTCTGGAACACCACTTCTTTCATTTTGGAGTTGATCTGTAAGactctttcaaatatattttttagcttaaaaatatttacatcctatcatatgtatgtataaaattgaactcattggtaaatataaaacaatattcatagcttaatttaatataattctatTTACAGATGTTGGTCGATCGTCCGAACTAGACCCAGAAGCCAGGGGCAAGAAAAAAAAGTTGGCAATTCTGCTGCCTTTACTATCGCTGTTTTCACTATTCAAAGTAAAACTGTTATTAGTTCCCATACTTCTAACTGTGTTGTTTGTTAAAAAACTACTGATTCTGGCTGCATTGTTCCTGCCAACGATTTTATCAACTTTGAAAGTTTGCAAAGTACCCCAAGCTCCAGCCCACAATCAATGGAGTGCTGGCGAAGTGGCCTCAGACTATGCCAGTTATGGTGGATATGCAGGCTATGGTGTTGCTAATGGGGCACACTCCAAAGATTGGGGTGCAAGTAGGGCTTATGGAGCCTATAAAGAATTGTACAATAACAAACAAGAAAATTATAAGACTGTGAATGATGTTTCATCATCATATGGTGTGCCTTCAAATCCAAATATACCGTATCCCAATAGTGGGGCAGCACGCATGTAGACTAATTAAATGTGTAGATCTAAAcaagtattattaattatttattataaaattcaagtacaatataaattatatacatagcaatgctaatcaattttattattagctAATTAAGTTTGAATTAATGTAAACTGGTGATGTTCCGAGAGATATTTTGTGATATTGAACGGTCTTTGTTGGTCTCGCAAATAGAGAGTTgatgtattgatttgtgttcaattagcatttatttacaatatgttaGGAAATTCTACTTCAATTTGatgttgaaaatatgtatgtattttgaatataaataaaatattttgttttgttataattgattattaaaaacaaaaagattTTACATGACAACAGAAATATAATTTGAGATGGTTTTATAGTTAAGCTAACTATaatgttcgacacgaaaaatggttcagagacgagatatgacttttcttatagatctatgcccagtaaatacgaatctggtaataaaacatgttgattggctcgagattcggagatatatgttattttcaaaatctcgcgatttttctatgtatatcttggtgttgttcggtcgatgtctcaaaatttgtcaattttctgttcaaaatggttattgtaatctatagtcgggtattttatcattcatttgttgtacttttcagctttcaaatctctctgagtagtcatccagttcaaatcaaaagtcaaaagtacgtattttcacttgggattttttaccactgttaatactattttatattgagtattttctattgaaacatgtttattgggatagtgttctggtcacacgagccaatcaacatttttattaccagattcgtgttcagtGGGATCTATAAGGaatgtcatatctcgtctctgaaccaaaaaaaaagtcgtcatttgtcgaatagTGCTATCAATGTAGAAAATATGCATTAACAAATTGTAATTTTCaccgttttaaattatttattatttatataagtcATATATTTGATTCGCGGATTGATTAAAAATCTATTCAAATAGGtgcatataaaatgtatttacataatacatatatcatcatcaatatgaaatataagttaatacatttaacatatgtatataataaaatcactgACTCCACTAAAAAAGCTATATTCTCAAATACAGCCagccaccatccactgctggatgaaggcctctccaacacacttcatctcatctctgttttgcgcaaatctcatccatctcaccccacacattttcctaatttcatctacccatcttccttgcggtcttcctttaaccttttgtattctctcgggtaccattctagcacttcttttgtccacctctCGTCCAATCTTTAAGCTACGTGGGCGTTgcccgcccattgtcattttaatctctttactctatccactatgtccctTGTCATTCTTAAAAACGCACGTATTccgctttttttttttcttcgttaTACCTAGCGTTCCAtttttctttgagtgcattggactttgtgtagcatcttgacatatatacatatacatatagtattttaaatttaaatacatatgacaaatataacactaaatattattttcaataatcttgaatacatattcatatatttttatgaggtAGATTTAATATAAAgacttcacaaaaaaaaaaaaaaaaaaaataaagttattacaTATCTAAACAGCATACTAAAATTTCTAATAAATCTATTCACTATTATGCAAAGCTATATTTTAGCACACTGGCTTAGGTGTGATCAATCaattatgcatattttatttatttaagaatatttggCAGAGGCGGCATAGCCAATGGACCCACCCATGCCAATTACATAAGTCTTTAAAACTTAGCATTA
Coding sequences:
- the Osi1 gene encoding osiris 1, translated to MFILKDSCHRVNISSSILFFLLAMTCILCEAYQDDYLNDVRASCYKTQDTYSCFKFRSLRYIATVVGDDTWTAKNYTEDDSFTNRPIKLVRMKEYAKWGAKPETNTFFEETRQLQEDSELEKFVKFGKRQIELFLKSYGLSVGLPDGAVAIPQEYVPSTNDVGRSSELDPEARGKKKKLAILLPLLSLFSLFKVKLLLVPILLTVLFVKKLLILAALFLPTILSTLKVCKVPQAPAHNQWSAGEVASDYASYGGYAGYGVANGAHSKDWGASRAYGAYKELYNNKQENYKTVNDVSSSYGVPSNPNIPYPNSGAARM